The following are from one region of the Sandaracinus amylolyticus genome:
- a CDS encoding cytochrome c has translation MTRSLLVLVCLALGCSSAPAAPPPDPHAELAELDPRTPVPLLPRMAAHQRAQMRGHLVVVQEVTDALARDDLAAAASAASRLGTSDSMTAMCTHMGAGAPGFTERALEMHHQADAIAHAAREGDRAATTRALATTLASCTGCHAAYRQEIVDEARWAALTASAH, from the coding sequence ATGACGCGCTCGCTGCTCGTGCTCGTGTGCCTCGCGCTCGGGTGCTCCAGCGCGCCCGCGGCGCCACCTCCGGATCCGCACGCCGAGCTCGCGGAGCTCGATCCGCGCACGCCGGTGCCGCTCCTGCCGCGCATGGCAGCGCACCAGCGCGCGCAGATGCGCGGTCACCTGGTGGTCGTGCAGGAGGTCACGGACGCGCTCGCGCGCGACGATCTCGCGGCCGCCGCGAGCGCCGCGTCACGCCTGGGCACGAGCGACTCGATGACCGCGATGTGCACGCACATGGGCGCGGGCGCGCCGGGCTTCACCGAGCGCGCGCTCGAGATGCACCACCAGGCCGACGCGATCGCGCACGCCGCGCGCGAGGGTGATCGCGCGGCGACCACACGCGCGCTCGCGACGACGCTCGCGTCGTGCACCGGCTGTCACGCCGCGTACCGTCAGGAGATCGTCGACGAAGCGCGGTGGGCCGCGCTCACCGCGAGCGCGCACTGA
- a CDS encoding alpha/beta hydrolase family protein — MPRAKTRWTIGVGALALAACGGDDVAVMPDASVPAIDAGAIDDGSVASEGIAWEPCTLQDAPSVTAECARVSVPLDWSAPEGEHIELFVERVVAAEPSGRAMWVLMGGPGQSGQDFEGLAAVIAARDHGLDIYFPDHRGTGDSTRLVCTNEEAPFSPGGAHIVPDEWPACRDAMLAQWGAARLAHFSTTSAAHDVRHLIELEHDEDDRVVVLGISYGTYLANRYLQIAPDQADGVVLDSMCAPDDCFLSEQDLWEDEAGRMILARCAEHEACRARLGDDPVAALASLHERVAAGHCPMLGDPAVDVELLRTALGQMMFGYGTRQLVPALIHRMTRCDDADRAVIQHLYQLFFGPIFAAGASFEPGTMGAPPAGGGGGGPRKYSFPLAINIVAGEMWEPSDPSREELQTRWEGTLMCRGVSRSIGWEIDGWPHYVDALAGRYGETSIPVLGMNADLDTATPARHARPWGERLDGPHQRYVEIPNAAHSVIAQGVLTDDHTTTCGRELLLQFVRDPRAELDTSCLAQTLPLRFFGSDPFVEAHFGTTDLWGDP; from the coding sequence CGAGCGAAGGAATCGCGTGGGAGCCGTGCACACTGCAGGACGCACCGAGCGTGACCGCGGAGTGCGCGCGAGTGAGCGTACCGCTCGACTGGTCGGCGCCCGAGGGCGAGCACATCGAGCTCTTCGTCGAGCGCGTGGTCGCAGCCGAGCCATCGGGCCGCGCGATGTGGGTGCTGATGGGCGGGCCCGGCCAGTCGGGGCAGGACTTCGAGGGGCTCGCGGCCGTGATCGCGGCGCGCGATCACGGGCTCGACATCTACTTCCCCGATCATCGCGGCACCGGAGACTCGACGCGCCTCGTGTGCACGAACGAAGAAGCCCCGTTCTCGCCGGGCGGCGCGCACATCGTTCCCGACGAGTGGCCTGCTTGTCGTGATGCGATGCTCGCGCAATGGGGCGCCGCGCGGCTCGCGCACTTCTCGACGACGAGCGCCGCGCACGACGTGCGGCACCTGATCGAGCTCGAGCACGACGAGGACGATCGAGTCGTGGTGCTCGGAATCTCCTACGGCACCTATCTCGCGAATCGATATCTGCAGATCGCGCCCGACCAGGCGGACGGCGTGGTGCTCGACTCGATGTGCGCGCCCGACGACTGCTTCTTGTCCGAGCAGGATCTCTGGGAGGACGAGGCCGGTCGCATGATCCTCGCGCGCTGCGCGGAGCACGAGGCGTGTCGCGCGCGGCTCGGTGACGATCCGGTCGCGGCGCTCGCATCGCTGCACGAGCGCGTCGCGGCCGGGCACTGTCCGATGCTCGGCGATCCCGCGGTCGACGTGGAGCTGCTGCGCACCGCGCTCGGACAGATGATGTTCGGGTACGGGACGCGTCAGCTCGTGCCCGCGCTGATCCATCGGATGACCCGGTGCGACGACGCGGATCGCGCGGTGATCCAGCATCTCTATCAGCTCTTCTTCGGGCCGATCTTCGCGGCGGGCGCGAGCTTCGAGCCGGGCACGATGGGCGCGCCGCCGGCCGGCGGAGGAGGAGGCGGGCCTCGCAAGTACTCGTTCCCGCTCGCGATCAACATCGTCGCCGGCGAGATGTGGGAGCCGAGCGATCCCTCGCGCGAAGAGCTGCAGACGCGCTGGGAAGGAACGCTGATGTGCCGCGGCGTCTCGCGCTCGATCGGGTGGGAGATCGATGGATGGCCGCACTACGTCGACGCGCTCGCGGGGCGCTATGGCGAGACGTCGATTCCCGTGCTCGGGATGAATGCCGATCTCGACACCGCGACGCCTGCTCGCCACGCGCGTCCGTGGGGCGAGCGACTCGACGGCCCGCACCAGCGCTACGTCGAGATCCCGAACGCCGCGCACTCCGTCATCGCGCAGGGCGTGCTCACCGACGATCACACGACGACGTGCGGGCGCGAGCTGCTCCTGCAGTTCGTGCGCGATCCCCGCGCCGAGCTCGACACGAGCTGTCTCGCGCAGACGCTCCCGCTGCGCTTCTTCGGCTCGGATCCCTTCGTCGAGGCGCACTTCGGGACGACGGATCTCTGGGGCGATCCCTGA
- a CDS encoding phosphopantetheine-binding protein: protein MKNSERIERYVLSDLGRGRARGTIGPNDDLIEAGILDSLSIVHLIRYLEQAFDIEVRDEDIVPESFRTLAGICGLVDRLIARTRVA from the coding sequence GTGAAGAACAGCGAGCGCATCGAGCGCTACGTGCTGAGCGACCTCGGGCGTGGTCGCGCGCGCGGCACGATCGGACCGAACGACGATCTCATCGAGGCGGGCATCCTCGACTCGCTCTCGATCGTGCACCTGATCCGCTATCTCGAGCAGGCGTTCGACATCGAGGTCCGCGACGAGGACATCGTGCCCGAGAGCTTCCGGACGCTCGCCGGGATCTGCGGTCTGGTGGATCGCCTGATCGCGCGCACCCGCGTGGCGTGA
- a CDS encoding amino acid adenylation domain-containing protein has protein sequence MTFLLHAMLERTAAARPDHPAIREGKDTTDYRTLAAWSAAIAGTLRALGVKRGDRVGIHAKKTSRTLAAVFGVLRAGAAYVPLDPGAPPARVSYAIENAGIRVLVTSRVRLDELSAQGHLRGIEAVILLDESGPMAAQRTARGGPRLVGWDAATSDPERAPALVGVDTDLAYILYTSGSTGVPKGVAIDHRASTCFVSWAARRFELVHGDRVTSHAPLHFDLSTFDVFSSVAAGATIVIVPEGTSTFPVRFAELIERERITVTYLVPSALSMMAEHGELTKRDLSALRTVLFAGEVFAPKYLRAWLEHAPKARFYNLYGPTETNVCTYHEVDREDARTRDKPVSIGGPIENVDTFVIDEDGAQVTATGAVGELWVRGACLARGYFGDAEKTARAFVPSPLHQGVLELAYRTGDRVRIEEGGTYEFLGRNDHLVKTRGYRVELGEIETTLGAHPAVSLAAAVPVPDPIVGHLIRAFVVLADGVAPPSPGDLEQFCAERLPRYMLPESIEIVAELPLTSSGKTDRRALLESVAAREEAAE, from the coding sequence ATGACGTTCCTCCTGCACGCGATGCTCGAACGAACCGCGGCAGCGCGTCCCGACCATCCGGCGATCCGCGAAGGAAAGGACACGACCGACTACCGCACGCTCGCGGCGTGGAGCGCGGCCATCGCGGGCACGCTGCGTGCGCTCGGCGTGAAGCGCGGCGATCGCGTCGGCATCCACGCCAAGAAGACCTCGCGCACGCTCGCCGCGGTGTTCGGCGTGCTCCGCGCGGGCGCCGCGTACGTGCCGCTCGATCCCGGCGCGCCTCCGGCCCGCGTCTCGTACGCGATCGAGAACGCGGGGATCCGCGTGCTCGTCACGTCGCGCGTGCGGCTCGACGAGCTGAGCGCGCAGGGACATCTGCGCGGCATCGAGGCGGTGATCCTCCTCGACGAGAGCGGGCCGATGGCGGCGCAGCGCACCGCGCGCGGTGGACCGCGCCTGGTCGGATGGGACGCCGCGACGAGCGATCCCGAGCGTGCACCCGCGCTCGTCGGGGTCGACACCGATCTCGCATACATCCTCTACACGTCGGGCTCGACCGGTGTGCCGAAGGGCGTCGCGATCGATCACCGCGCGAGCACGTGCTTCGTGTCGTGGGCCGCGCGCCGCTTCGAGCTCGTGCACGGCGATCGCGTCACGAGCCACGCGCCGCTGCACTTCGATCTCTCGACGTTCGATGTGTTCTCGAGCGTCGCGGCGGGCGCGACGATCGTGATCGTCCCCGAGGGCACGTCGACGTTCCCGGTGCGCTTCGCCGAGCTCATCGAGCGCGAGCGCATCACCGTCACGTACCTCGTGCCCTCCGCGCTCTCGATGATGGCGGAGCACGGCGAGCTCACGAAGCGCGATCTGAGCGCGCTGCGCACCGTGCTCTTCGCGGGCGAGGTGTTCGCGCCGAAGTACCTGCGCGCGTGGCTCGAGCACGCGCCGAAGGCGCGTTTCTACAACCTCTACGGGCCGACCGAGACGAACGTCTGCACCTACCACGAGGTCGATCGCGAGGACGCGCGCACCCGCGACAAGCCGGTGTCGATCGGCGGTCCGATCGAGAACGTCGACACGTTCGTCATCGACGAGGACGGCGCGCAGGTCACCGCGACGGGCGCGGTCGGCGAGCTCTGGGTGCGCGGCGCGTGCCTCGCGCGCGGCTACTTCGGAGACGCCGAGAAGACCGCGCGCGCGTTCGTGCCGAGCCCGCTGCACCAGGGCGTGCTCGAGCTCGCGTACCGCACCGGCGATCGCGTGCGCATCGAGGAGGGCGGCACCTACGAGTTCCTCGGGCGCAACGATCACCTCGTGAAGACGCGCGGCTACCGCGTCGAGCTCGGCGAGATCGAGACCACGCTCGGAGCGCACCCCGCGGTGTCGCTCGCGGCCGCGGTGCCGGTGCCCGATCCGATCGTCGGCCACCTGATCCGCGCGTTCGTGGTGCTCGCGGACGGCGTCGCGCCGCCCTCGCCCGGCGATCTCGAGCAGTTCTGCGCCGAGCGTCTGCCTCGCTACATGCTGCCCGAGTCGATCGAGATCGTCGCCGAGCTCCCGCTCACGTCGAGCGGCAAGACCGACCGCCGCGCGCTCCTCGAGAGCGTCGCGGCACGAGAGGAGGCTGCAGAGTGA
- a CDS encoding MopE-related protein, with protein sequence MRPLFFASAPLFFLVTIACGESPAASEPDAGTDASAADASLADAPSTCASDDACDDDTWCNGTERCAPSTPGADARGCVTGDAPCAADSCDESADRCDACDADGDGSEAMGCGGDDCDDDDRQCFPGNTEVCDAEAHDEDCRQDTFGELDRDRDGWFAATCCNVSGEGVRTCGDDCADDDPEVHPTEAEMCNRRDDDCDGGVDERACEVPVAVSSDSGHACAVSALGTVWCWGRNNYGQLGDGTQTDRSAAVSVAGLTGVVELDLDGIGYTCARTSGGDVHCWGGDDTCGNTEPVAVMTGTDVVDIDMFYYEMCAVRRDGSTACVSFDYDCATSTTTRCGAAPSDAVQVAVGADFCCWRRRSGAVQCVGSNTYGQLGDGSITDAVDLDAGAVSACAVRGNGTVVCWGDNEYDQLGRGAGAPAMSASPAAVATITSGATQVSVRSQDACALVGGEVRCWGRDFGGTPEVIVDADATQISAGTGESCAVIGEGVYCWSEAGTPRRVSGIP encoded by the coding sequence GTGCGACCGCTCTTCTTCGCATCCGCGCCGCTCTTCTTCCTCGTGACGATCGCGTGCGGCGAGAGCCCAGCCGCATCGGAGCCCGATGCCGGCACCGACGCGAGCGCGGCCGACGCGAGCCTCGCCGACGCGCCGAGCACCTGCGCGTCCGACGACGCGTGCGACGACGACACGTGGTGCAACGGCACCGAGCGGTGCGCGCCGAGCACGCCGGGCGCCGACGCGCGCGGCTGCGTGACCGGCGACGCGCCGTGCGCGGCCGACAGCTGCGACGAGAGCGCCGACCGCTGCGACGCGTGCGACGCGGACGGCGACGGCAGCGAGGCGATGGGCTGCGGCGGCGACGACTGCGACGACGACGATCGCCAGTGCTTCCCCGGCAACACCGAGGTCTGCGACGCCGAGGCGCACGACGAGGACTGCCGGCAGGACACGTTCGGCGAGCTCGACCGCGATCGCGACGGCTGGTTCGCGGCGACGTGCTGCAACGTCAGCGGCGAGGGCGTGCGCACCTGCGGCGACGACTGCGCGGACGACGATCCCGAGGTGCACCCGACCGAGGCCGAGATGTGCAATCGCCGCGACGACGACTGCGACGGGGGCGTCGACGAGCGCGCGTGCGAGGTGCCGGTCGCGGTCTCGTCGGACTCGGGCCACGCGTGCGCGGTGAGCGCGCTCGGGACGGTGTGGTGCTGGGGCCGCAACAACTACGGTCAGCTCGGCGACGGCACGCAGACCGACCGCAGCGCCGCGGTCTCGGTCGCGGGGCTCACCGGCGTGGTCGAGCTCGACCTCGACGGCATCGGCTACACGTGCGCGCGCACGTCGGGCGGCGACGTGCACTGCTGGGGCGGCGACGACACCTGCGGCAACACCGAGCCGGTCGCGGTGATGACCGGCACCGACGTCGTCGACATCGACATGTTCTATTACGAGATGTGCGCAGTGCGCCGCGACGGCAGCACGGCGTGCGTCTCGTTCGACTACGACTGCGCGACGAGCACGACGACGCGCTGCGGGGCCGCGCCCAGCGACGCGGTGCAGGTCGCGGTCGGCGCGGACTTCTGTTGCTGGCGGCGGCGCAGCGGCGCGGTGCAGTGCGTCGGCAGCAACACGTACGGACAGCTCGGCGACGGGAGCATCACCGACGCAGTCGATCTCGACGCGGGCGCGGTCTCGGCGTGCGCGGTGCGCGGCAACGGCACGGTCGTGTGCTGGGGCGACAACGAGTACGACCAGCTCGGCCGCGGCGCGGGCGCGCCGGCGATGAGCGCGAGCCCCGCAGCGGTCGCGACGATCACGAGCGGCGCGACGCAGGTGTCGGTGCGATCGCAGGACGCGTGCGCGCTGGTCGGCGGCGAGGTTCGGTGCTGGGGTCGCGACTTCGGCGGGACGCCCGAGGTGATCGTCGACGCGGACGCGACGCAGATCTCGGCGGGCACCGGCGAGTCGTGCGCGGTGATCGGCGAGGGCGTGTACTGCTGGAGCGAAGCCGGCACGCCCAGGCGCGTCAGCGGGATCCCCTGA
- a CDS encoding hemolysin family protein, whose amino-acid sequence MPWTLEIAIVLALIFANGLFSGAEIAIISVRSTRLEELATETRAGAFLARLRRDPERFLATVQIGITVVGSTAAAFGGATIADRLATTLEPCGLSHDTGERIALTIVVVVVSYLSLVLGELVPKSLALKWSERYALVAARPLFLLGRLSAPFVWLLTASSNLILRGFGDRTSFSESQISRDEVLAVIDQAAGAGEVSQRAGDMAVRAISLDDLHVGSVMIPRAAIVAIDASATIEELAQRIDSTDEERFPVRRGGEDFIGYVRTRDVGRLIAGRVQGGLEAILRPVHAVPETALALEVLDQLQSRRIPIAVVVDESGGVEGVIDIDDLAEEVVGSLLVGGAHEDAGFLRDEDGSYVLPATTRVHVVNRRLDLDLPTSARWATLGGLVLAQLGAVPSVGARVELDDGSILEVVEASERRVQRVRLRRPEQPAHGTPAERDDAARGR is encoded by the coding sequence GTGCCCTGGACCCTCGAGATCGCGATCGTGCTCGCCCTGATCTTCGCGAACGGGCTCTTCTCCGGCGCGGAGATCGCCATCATCTCGGTGCGTTCCACGCGTCTCGAGGAGCTCGCGACGGAGACCCGCGCCGGCGCGTTCCTGGCGCGGCTCCGGCGCGATCCCGAGCGCTTCCTCGCGACGGTGCAGATCGGGATCACCGTCGTGGGCTCGACCGCGGCGGCATTCGGCGGCGCGACCATCGCCGACCGGCTCGCGACCACGCTCGAGCCGTGCGGGCTCTCGCACGACACGGGAGAACGCATCGCGCTCACCATCGTCGTCGTGGTGGTCTCGTACCTCTCGCTGGTGCTCGGCGAGCTCGTGCCCAAGTCGCTCGCGCTGAAGTGGTCGGAGCGCTACGCGCTGGTCGCGGCGCGCCCGCTCTTCCTCCTCGGGCGGCTGAGCGCGCCCTTCGTGTGGCTGCTGACCGCGAGCTCGAACCTCATCCTGCGCGGGTTCGGCGATCGCACGAGCTTCAGCGAGTCGCAGATCTCGCGCGACGAGGTGCTCGCGGTGATCGATCAGGCCGCCGGAGCGGGCGAGGTCTCGCAGCGCGCCGGCGACATGGCCGTGCGCGCGATCTCGCTCGACGATCTCCACGTCGGCTCGGTGATGATCCCGCGCGCGGCGATCGTCGCGATCGATGCGAGCGCGACGATCGAGGAGCTCGCGCAGCGCATCGACTCGACCGACGAGGAGCGCTTCCCGGTGCGCCGCGGCGGCGAGGACTTCATCGGCTACGTGCGCACGCGCGATGTCGGGCGCCTGATCGCGGGGCGCGTGCAGGGCGGGCTCGAGGCGATCCTCCGCCCGGTGCACGCGGTGCCGGAGACCGCGCTCGCGCTCGAGGTGCTCGATCAGCTGCAGTCGCGCCGCATCCCGATCGCGGTGGTCGTCGACGAATCGGGCGGCGTCGAAGGCGTGATCGACATCGACGATCTCGCGGAGGAGGTCGTGGGCTCGCTGCTCGTCGGCGGCGCGCACGAGGACGCGGGGTTCCTGCGCGACGAGGACGGCTCGTACGTGCTGCCCGCGACCACGCGCGTGCACGTCGTGAATCGACGGCTCGATCTCGACCTGCCGACGAGCGCGCGGTGGGCGACCCTCGGTGGGCTGGTGCTCGCGCAGCTCGGCGCGGTGCCGAGCGTCGGTGCGAGGGTGGAGCTCGACGACGGCTCGATCCTCGAGGTCGTCGAGGCGAGCGAGCGACGCGTGCAGCGCGTCCGCCTGCGCCGTCCCGAGCAGCCGGCGCACGGCACGCCCGCGGAGCGCGACGACGCAGCGCGCGGACGTTGA
- a CDS encoding phytanoyl-CoA dioxygenase family protein encodes MNVLSERYRRDGFLVLEGFVEPARCDALRAHADRLVAGFDPDAHRSVFTTNEQTRHSDDHFLDSAGEIRFFFEEDAFDASGVLRQPKERSINKIGHALHDLDPEFDAFSRDPKIEALVAELGLAAPLLMQSMYIFKQPFIGGEVRCHQDSTFLHTEPEAMIGLWFALEDAHRGNGCLWAIPGGHHAGLKSRFVREGRATRFEVRDETPWDDSLLVPLEVPKGTVIVLDGLVPHMSQANRSPASRHAYTLHLVSGESAYPSTNWLQRPTPARGF; translated from the coding sequence ATGAACGTGCTGAGCGAGCGTTATCGCCGGGATGGTTTCCTGGTGCTCGAGGGGTTCGTCGAGCCCGCGCGATGCGATGCGCTGCGCGCCCACGCCGATCGCCTCGTCGCGGGGTTCGACCCCGACGCGCATCGCTCGGTGTTCACGACGAACGAGCAGACGCGGCACAGCGACGATCACTTCCTCGACTCGGCCGGCGAGATCCGTTTCTTCTTCGAGGAGGACGCGTTCGACGCGAGCGGCGTGCTGCGCCAGCCGAAGGAGCGCTCGATCAACAAGATCGGCCACGCGCTGCACGATCTCGATCCGGAGTTCGACGCGTTCTCGCGCGATCCGAAGATCGAAGCGCTGGTCGCGGAGCTCGGGCTCGCAGCGCCGCTGCTGATGCAGTCGATGTACATCTTCAAGCAGCCGTTCATCGGCGGCGAGGTGCGCTGTCATCAGGACTCGACGTTCCTCCACACCGAGCCCGAGGCGATGATCGGCCTCTGGTTCGCGCTGGAGGACGCGCACCGCGGCAACGGGTGTCTGTGGGCGATCCCGGGCGGGCACCACGCGGGGCTCAAGTCGCGCTTCGTGCGCGAGGGCCGCGCGACGCGCTTCGAGGTGCGCGACGAGACGCCGTGGGACGACTCGCTGCTGGTGCCGCTCGAGGTGCCGAAGGGCACGGTGATCGTGCTCGACGGGCTGGTGCCCCACATGAGCCAGGCGAACCGATCGCCGGCGTCGCGCCACGCCTACACGCTGCACCTCGTCTCGGGCGAGAGCGCGTATCCGTCGACGAACTGGCTGCAGCGCCCGACGCCCGCGCGCGGCTTCTGA
- a CDS encoding MarR family winged helix-turn-helix transcriptional regulator → MSTSVPAGERDALRLRASLQRVVRLSGALEPDRTACGLDLSPSHAHALMLLASAPEGSLAPRDLASALGLDKSSATRLVQRMTDAGHFEAARDAENARFVRLALTAKGTRAARMVERASLERHARLVATIPRRERARVLGALELLVQAMAVVPPGGAE, encoded by the coding sequence GTGTCCACCTCGGTGCCTGCCGGTGAGCGCGATGCGCTCCGCCTCCGTGCCTCGCTGCAGCGCGTCGTGCGCCTCAGCGGCGCGCTCGAGCCCGACCGTACCGCGTGCGGTCTCGACCTCTCGCCGTCGCACGCGCACGCGCTGATGCTGCTCGCGTCGGCGCCCGAGGGGTCCCTCGCGCCGCGCGACCTCGCGAGCGCGCTCGGGCTCGACAAGAGCAGCGCGACGCGGCTCGTCCAGCGGATGACCGACGCCGGGCACTTCGAGGCGGCGCGCGACGCGGAGAACGCGCGCTTCGTCCGGCTCGCGCTCACCGCGAAGGGCACGCGCGCGGCCCGCATGGTGGAGCGCGCGAGCCTCGAGCGTCACGCGCGGCTGGTCGCGACGATCCCGCGTCGCGAGCGGGCGAGGGTGCTCGGCGCGCTCGAGCTCCTCGTGCAAGCGATGGCCGTCGTGCCTCCCGGAGGGGCGGAATGA
- a CDS encoding acyl-CoA dehydrogenase family protein has product MDFEWDEETRAVRAHVMDVARRMFRRDRREVRELRATMRELGALGVLGMPIPEAHGGNGAGIVAAVAALEALGEAGIDGGTAFSLGAQVWAVQMPILAFGSDAQKDAILRRLCSGELVGAIALSEPGAGSDLFSMRTRAEERDGRVVIHGRKAWITNAPIADVFIVLATVGEAGGAFVRTAAFLVERDTPGLIVEARTPKLGLDESPMAEVVLDGCEVPKSAILGRWGRGAEIFEHALTYERGALAAPFVGAMKRQLDACVEHANERKQFGGPIGAFQAVSHRIADMKLRLETARLLLHRFARTMASGADATLDAALVKLHVSESYVQSSLDAIQLHGAAGYATELGVHADLRDAIGLRIASGTNEIQRSAIARSLGVG; this is encoded by the coding sequence ATGGACTTCGAGTGGGACGAGGAGACGCGCGCGGTCCGAGCTCACGTGATGGACGTCGCGCGACGGATGTTCCGCCGCGATCGTCGCGAGGTCCGAGAGCTGCGCGCGACGATGCGCGAGCTCGGTGCGCTCGGGGTGCTCGGCATGCCGATCCCCGAGGCGCACGGGGGCAACGGCGCGGGCATCGTCGCGGCGGTCGCGGCGCTCGAGGCGCTCGGTGAAGCGGGCATCGACGGCGGCACCGCGTTCTCGCTGGGCGCGCAGGTCTGGGCGGTGCAGATGCCGATCCTCGCGTTCGGCAGCGACGCGCAGAAGGACGCGATCCTCCGCCGTCTGTGCAGCGGTGAGCTCGTCGGTGCGATCGCGCTGAGCGAGCCGGGCGCGGGCTCGGATCTCTTCTCGATGCGAACGCGCGCCGAGGAGCGCGACGGACGCGTGGTGATCCACGGGCGCAAGGCGTGGATCACCAACGCGCCGATCGCCGACGTCTTCATCGTGCTCGCGACGGTGGGCGAGGCGGGCGGCGCGTTCGTGCGCACCGCCGCGTTCCTCGTCGAGCGCGACACGCCCGGGCTGATCGTCGAGGCGCGCACGCCGAAGCTCGGTCTCGACGAGAGCCCGATGGCCGAGGTGGTGCTCGACGGCTGCGAGGTGCCGAAGAGCGCGATCCTCGGTCGCTGGGGCCGCGGGGCCGAGATCTTCGAGCACGCGCTCACGTACGAGCGAGGCGCGCTCGCTGCGCCCTTCGTCGGCGCGATGAAGCGCCAGCTCGATGCGTGCGTGGAGCACGCGAACGAGCGCAAGCAATTCGGCGGTCCGATCGGGGCGTTCCAGGCGGTCTCGCACCGCATCGCCGACATGAAGCTGCGGCTCGAGACGGCGCGCCTGCTGCTGCATCGATTCGCGCGCACGATGGCGAGCGGCGCCGACGCGACGCTCGATGCGGCCCTGGTGAAGCTGCACGTGAGCGAGAGCTACGTGCAGTCGTCGCTCGACGCGATCCAGCTCCACGGCGCGGCTGGCTACGCGACCGAGCTCGGCGTCCACGCAGATCTACGCGACGCGATCGGGCTTCGCATCGCTTCGGGGACCAACGAGATCCAGCGCAGCGCGATCGCGCGATCGCTGGGAGTGGGGTGA
- a CDS encoding chloride channel protein: MIDREGWKRLGQWVALGALVGVACGAASALFLWLLDLATDFRTEHEVVVFTLPLAGLVIGAIYERWGASIEGGNNLVIDTIHDQGPQLPLRMAPMVLVGTVLTHLFGGSAGREGTAVQMGASLADAIAFRLRVDGPVRRQLLAAGVAGGFGSVFGTPIAGCVFGLEFVVLGRLEYDALVPALVASIVGDLVTRGIGIVHTPYPTLAPLALTPMLLAQWVLFAIAIAATTTAFIELTHRIKTTLKARVTRLPFRMFLGGAAVVVLWQLLGTSEYLGLGVPTIVRAFSDPSLPVYAFAAKLLLTAITIGAGFLGGEVTPLFFVGAALGSVLARAMGLPIDVGAGVGLAAVFAAASNAPLALSIMAVELLGASVLPHVVIVAVLAYLLTGHRGIYPSQRLARPKWGGAPWATIRTLRDHDDERA, from the coding sequence ATGATCGATCGCGAGGGTTGGAAGAGGCTGGGTCAGTGGGTCGCGCTGGGCGCCCTCGTCGGCGTCGCGTGCGGCGCGGCGTCCGCGCTCTTCCTCTGGCTGCTCGATCTCGCGACCGACTTCCGCACCGAGCACGAGGTCGTCGTCTTCACGCTCCCGCTCGCGGGGCTCGTGATCGGCGCGATCTACGAGCGCTGGGGCGCATCGATCGAGGGCGGCAACAACCTCGTCATCGACACGATCCACGATCAAGGCCCGCAGCTGCCGCTGCGCATGGCGCCGATGGTCCTGGTCGGCACCGTGCTGACGCACCTCTTCGGCGGCAGCGCGGGACGCGAGGGCACCGCGGTGCAGATGGGCGCGAGCCTCGCCGACGCGATCGCGTTCCGGCTGCGCGTGGACGGTCCGGTGCGACGACAGCTCCTCGCGGCGGGCGTCGCGGGCGGGTTCGGCAGCGTGTTCGGCACGCCGATCGCGGGGTGCGTGTTCGGGCTCGAATTCGTCGTGCTCGGGCGCCTCGAGTACGACGCGCTGGTGCCCGCGCTCGTCGCGTCGATCGTCGGCGATCTCGTGACGCGCGGGATCGGGATCGTGCACACGCCCTACCCGACGCTCGCGCCGCTCGCGCTCACACCGATGCTGCTCGCGCAGTGGGTGCTCTTTGCGATCGCGATCGCCGCGACGACCACCGCGTTCATCGAGCTCACGCATCGCATCAAGACGACGCTGAAGGCGCGGGTGACGCGGCTTCCGTTCCGCATGTTCCTCGGCGGCGCGGCGGTGGTCGTGCTCTGGCAGCTCCTGGGCACGAGCGAGTACCTCGGGCTCGGCGTGCCGACGATCGTGCGCGCGTTCTCCGATCCCTCGCTCCCGGTCTACGCGTTCGCGGCGAAGCTGCTCCTCACCGCGATCACGATCGGCGCGGGCTTCCTCGGCGGCGAGGTCACGCCGCTCTTCTTCGTCGGGGCCGCGCTCGGCAGCGTGCTCGCGCGCGCGATGGGCCTGCCGATCGACGTCGGCGCGGGCGTCGGTCTCGCCGCGGTGTTCGCGGCCGCGTCGAACGCGCCGCTCGCGCTCTCGATCATGGCGGTCGAGCTGCTCGGCGCGAGCGTGCTGCCGCACGTCGTGATCGTCGCCGTGCTCGCGTACCTCCTCACCGGACATCGCGGCATCTATCCGTCGCAGCGCCTCGCGCGCCCGAAGTGGGGCGGCGCGCCGTGGGCGACGATCCGCACGCTGCGCGATCACGACGACGAGCGAGCTTGA